From the Cryptomeria japonica chromosome 2, Sugi_1.0, whole genome shotgun sequence genome, one window contains:
- the LOC131034048 gene encoding endoglucanase 16, translating into MNGGRGKFIRTILAAILISFQSCCSNHFFVLADFDYKDALQKSILFLEAQRSGKLPSTTRITWRGDSGLTDGHMQNVDLVGGYYDAGDNVKYGLPMAFTVTMLAWGALHFENELSNAGELDNVRDAIRWGTDYFLKASVSPNQLWVQVGDPSADHQCWENPETMDTPRTVYKIDESNPGSEIAAETAAALAASSIVFKSIDLPYSLNLLNRSTSLFTFADQYRGTYYGECPFYCSYSGYQDELAWAASWLYKATGLEYYSQYILQSSFYYPVSEFSWDLKDAGIQVLLSNVYFSGDSNFEGYKNLAESFLCSVIPESPSFKLSVTPGGLLYVRDGANTQYATSAAFLALVYSDLLYAQNRSLQCGYLNIQPSNLVAFAKQQVDYILGRNPLGMSLMVGFGSRYPEQAHHRGSSIVSVHVDSMGVSCAEGFMVWFSRQAPNPNLLSGAVVGGPDQYDQFEDLRHDSCKLEPTTYINAPLVGLLARFYALDSSPN; encoded by the exons ATGAATGgaggaagaggaaaatttataagGACTATACTTGCTGCAATACTGATATCTTTTCAGAGCTGCTGCTCTAATCATTTCTTTGTCTTGGCTGATTTTGATTACAAAGATGCACTGCAGAAATCTATTCTGTTTCTGGAAGCTCAACGCTCTGGGAAACTTCCTTCTACTACTAGGATCACTTGGAGAGGAGATTCTGGTCTCACCGATGGACACATGCAAAAT GTGGACTTAGTGGGCGGTTACTATGATGCTGGTGATAATGTGAAGTATGGACTGCCAATGGCATTCACTGTGACCATGTTGGCATGGGGAGCCCTCCATTTTGAGAATGAGCTTTCAAATGCTGGAGAGCTGGACAATGTGAGGGATGCAATTCGTTGGGGTACTGATTATTTTCTCAAAGCAAGTGTCTCACCCAACCAGCTCTGGGTTCAG GTGGGAGATCCATCTGCAGATCatcaatgttgggaaaatccagAAACAATGGACACTCCAAGGACTGTGTACAAAATTGATGAATCGAATCCAGGGTCAGAAATAGCAGCAGAAACTGCCGCAGCATTGGCTGCTTCTTCGATTGTTTTCAAATCCATCGACCTACCTTATTCCCTTAATCTCCTCAACAGATCCACTTCG CTCTTTACTTTTGCTGATCAATACCGCGGAACATACTATGGAGAATGCCCTTTCTATTGCTCTTACTCTGGCTATCAA GATGAGCTTGCATGGGCAGCATCATGGCTATACAAAGCTACCGGGTTAGAATACTACTCTCAATACATATTACAGAGCTCATTTTATTACCCTGTATCTGAATTCAGCTGGGATCTCAAAGATGCAGGAATTCAAGTTCTTCTGTCCAAT GTGTATTTCTCTGGAGACTCCAACTTCGAAGGGTACAAAAACCTTGCAGAAAGTTTTCTATGTTCAGTTATTCCAGAGAGTCCCTCATTCAAACTTTCTGTAACTCCAG GAGGACTGCTCTATGTTAGAGATGGTGCAAACACCCAATATGCAACAAGTGCAGCATTCCTGGCATTAGTTTACAGTGATTTATTGTATGCCCAAAATCGATCCCTTCAATGTGGATACCTAAACATCCAACCCAGCAATCTTGTTGCATTTGCCAAACAACAA GTTGATTATATACTAGGGAGAAATCCTCTGGGCATGTCCTTAATGGTGGGTTTCGGTAGCAGATATCCAGAACAAGCTCATCACAGAGGGTCATCCATAGTTTCAGTACATGTGGATTCAATGGGAGTATCATGTGCAGAAGGATTTATGGTTTGGTTCAGCAGACAAGCACCAAATCCAAATCTATTGAGTGGTGCCGTAGTTGGAGGACCAGATCAATATGATCAATTTGAGGATTTGAGGCATGATTCATGCAAACTTGAGCCTACAACATATATCAATGCTCCTCTTGTTGGCCTCCTTGCTAGATTCTACGCCCTAGACTCTTCACCAAATTAA